The Pan troglodytes isolate AG18354 chromosome 1, NHGRI_mPanTro3-v2.0_pri, whole genome shotgun sequence genome includes a region encoding these proteins:
- the ATAD3B gene encoding ATPase family AAA domain-containing protein 3B isoform X3, whose translation MQEQTLQLEQQSKLKEYEAAVEQLKSEQIRAQAEERRKTLSEETRQHQARAQYQDKLSRQRYEDQLKQQQLLNEENLRKQEESVQKQEGIRRATVEREMELRHKNEMLRVEAEARARAKAERENADIIREQIRLKAAEHRQTVLESIRTAGTLFGEGFRAFVTDRDKVTATVAGLTLLAVGVYSAKNATAVTSRFIEARLGKPSLVRETSRITVLEALRHPIQVSRRLLSRPQDVLEGVVLSPSLEARVRDIAIATRNTKKNRGLYRHILLYGPPGTGKTLFAKKLALHSGMDYAIMTGGDVAPMGREGVTAMHKLFDWANTSRRGLLLFMDEADAFLRKRATEEISKDLRATLNAFLYHMGQHSNKFMLVLASNLPEQFDCAINSRIDVMVHFDLPQQEERERLVRLHFDNCVLKPATEGKRRLKLAQFDYGSKCSEVARLTEGMSGREIAQLAVSWQATAYASKDGVLTEAMMDACVQDAVQQYRQKMRWLKAEGPGRGVEHPLSRVQGETRTSWSLAADPSYPCLAGPCTFRICSWVGTGLCPGPLSPRMSCGGGQPFCPSGHPLL comes from the exons GAGTATGAGGCCGCCGTGGAGCAGCTCAAGAGCGAGCAGATCCGGGCGCAGgctgaggagaggaggaagaccCTGAGCGAGGAGACCCGGCAGCACCAGGCC AGGGCCCAGTATCAAGACAAGCTGTCCCGGCAGCGCTACGAGGACCAACTGAAGCAGCAG CAACTTCTCAATGAAGAGAATTTACGGAAGCAGGAGGAGTCCGTGCAGAAGCAGGAAGGCATACGGCGAG CCACCGTGGAGCGGGAGATGGAGCTGCGGCACAAGAACGAGATGCTGCGAGTGGAGGCCGAGGCCCGGGCGCGCGCCAAGGCCGAGCGGGAGAATGCAGACATCATCCGCGAGCAGATCCGCCTGAAGGCGGCCGAGCACCGTCAGACCGTCTTGGAGTCCATCAG GACGGCTGGCACCTTGTTTGGGGAAGGATTCCGTGCCTTTGTGACAGACCGGGACAAAGTGACAGCCACG GTGGCTGGGCTGACGCTGCTGGCTGTCGGGGTCTACTCAGCCAAGAATGCGACAGCCGTCACTAGCCGCTTCATCGAAGCTCGGCTGGGGAAGCCGTCCCTAGTGAGGGAGACGTCCCGCATCACGGTGCTGGAGGCGCTGCGGCACCCCATCCAG GTCAGCCGGCGGCTCCTCAGTCGACCCCAGGACGTGCTGGAGGGTGTTGTGCTGAGT CCCAGCCTGGAAGCACGGGTGCGCGACATCGCCATAGCAACAAGGAACACCAAGAAGAACCGGGGCCTGTACAGGCACATCCTGCTGTACGGGCCACCAGGCACCGGGAAGACGCTCTTTGCCAAG AAACTCGCCCTGCACTCAGGCATGGACTACGCCATCATGACAGGCGGGGACGTGGCCCCCATGGGGCGGGAAGGCGTGACCGCCATGCACAAGCTCTTTGACTGGGCCAATACCAGCCGGCGCGG CCTCCTGCTCTTCATGGATGAAGCAGACGCCTTCCTTCGGAAGCGAGCCACC GAGGAGATAAGCAAGGACCTCAGAGCCACACTGAACGCCTTCCTGTACCACATGGGCCAGCACAGCAACAA ATTCATGCTGGTCCTGGCCAGCAATCTGCCTGAGCAGTTTGACTGCGCCATCAACAGCCGCATCGACGTGATGGTCCACTTCGACCTGCCGCAGCAGGAGGAGCGGGAGCGCCTGGTGAGACTGCATTTTGACAACTGTGTTCTTAAGCCAGCCACAGAAGGAAAACG GCGCCTGAAGCTGGCCCAGTTTGACTACGGGAGTAAGTGCTCGGAGGTCGCTCGGCTGACGGAGGGCATGTCGGGCCGGGAGATCGCTCAGCTGGCCGTGTCCTGGCAG GCCACGGCGTATGCCTCCAAGGACGGGGTCCTCACTGAGGCCATGATGGACGCCTGTGTGCAAGATGCTGTCCAGCAGTACCGACAGAAGATGCGCTGGCTGAAGGCGGAGGGGCCTGGGCGCGGGGTTGAGCACCCCCTATCCCGAGTCCAAGGCGAGACTCGCACCTCATGGAGCCTGGCCGCGGACCCCTCCTACCCCTGCCTTGCCGGCCCCTGCACATTTAGGATATGCTCCTGGGTGGGGACTGGGCTGTGCCCAGGgcctctgtcccccaggatgTCTTGTGGTGGGGGTCAGCCGTTCTGCCCCTCAGGACACCCCCTGTTGTAG